A genomic window from Pseudomonas argentinensis includes:
- a CDS encoding GNAT family N-acetyltransferase, whose amino-acid sequence MTVRIPVEIRPVCAADHAAWLPLWQGYQRFYMTEIDAATSDLTWQRFLDPAEPMFAALAWRGGEAIGLVHWIYHRSCWTTGDYCYLQDLFIGKDVRGNGIGRQLIEHVYAEAAQAGCSRVHWLTHETNAKAKLLYERIGERSGFEQYRKLL is encoded by the coding sequence CATTCCCGTGGAAATCCGCCCCGTCTGCGCTGCCGATCACGCCGCCTGGCTGCCGCTCTGGCAGGGCTACCAGCGCTTCTACATGACCGAAATCGATGCGGCCACCAGCGACCTGACCTGGCAACGCTTCCTCGACCCCGCCGAACCGATGTTCGCTGCCCTGGCTTGGCGGGGCGGCGAGGCCATCGGCCTGGTGCACTGGATCTACCACCGCTCCTGCTGGACCACCGGCGACTATTGCTACCTGCAGGACCTGTTTATCGGCAAGGACGTGCGCGGCAACGGCATCGGCCGCCAGCTGATCGAACACGTCTACGCCGAGGCCGCACAAGCCGGCTGCTCACGGGTGCACTGGCTTACCCACGAAACCAACGCCAAGGCCAAGCTGCTCTACGAGCGCATCGGCGAACGCTCGGGCTTCGAGCAGTACCGCAAGCTGCTCTAA